Below is a window of Mycolicibacterium rhodesiae NBB3 DNA.
GACGATCCGCTGCTGAATTCGCTTGCCCGGGAGCGCCGTCAGACGCTGATCGCGACGCGCGAGGCGGCCGGCCTGCGGTTCGACATCAGGCTTCAAGCCGGGGACGACGAGACAGTTTTCCTCACCTATCCGGGACATCGGCCATGACGGACCTGTTCTGGCCGGGGGATCACCGTGCCGATGATCTGATGAGCGATCGTGCCTTCCTCGCCGCGATGGTCGCCGTCGAGCAGGCCTGGCTGGCCGCGCTCGTCGGTGCCGGGATTGCGCCTGAGGAGGCGTTGGCCGATCTCGCAGGGTACTTGGCCGACGGTGACCTCGAGGCGATCGCCCGCGGCGCCGATGCCGATGGCAATCCGGTCAGCGGATTGGTTGCCCTGCTGCGCATCCGTACCGCACAGCCAACCGCGCAGTGGCTCCATCGCGGCTTGACGAGTCAGGATGTCGTCGACACCGCACTGATGGTGTGTGTCCGAGACGCCGTCGACCGCCTCCGCAAGGAACTCGCCCACCAGGTGCGGGCGCTGTCGCGGCTGGCTGAAACGCATTCAGGCACACCGATGCTCGCGAGGACGCTCACACAGGCCGCGTTGCCGAGCACCGTTGGCGTGAAAGTGACACGGTGGTTGTCGGCGGTGCTGGACGCCGCTGAACCGCTGACCGAATTACGCGTGCCGGTCCAAGCCGGGGGTGCGGCGGGCACCCTGGCCGCAGCCGTCGAGCTGAGCGGCTCGGTGGAAGGTGCGATCAGCTTGAGTGACTCGCTGGCCGTCGCCCTCGGTCTAGCTCCCGCGCCACCGTGGCACACCACGCGATCCGCCATCACAAGAATCGGCGATGCCCTGGTTTCCTGTTGCGACGCATGGGGGTACATCGCCGCCGATGTCGCCACAGGCAGCCGGCCCGAGATCGGCGAGTTCGCCGAGGCAGGCGGCGGCAGTTCGTCGACCATGCCGCACAAGAGCAATCCGGTGCGCTCAGTGCTGCTGCGCCGCACCGCGATCACCGCAGCGCCGCTCGCCGCCACACTGCACACCGCATCGGCGATGTCGGTCGACGAACGCTCCGACGGTGCATGGCATGCCGAATGGGCCACCCTGCGGACGCTGGCACGACACACCGTCGTCGCCGCGGCGCACGCGACGGAGCTACTGGCCGGGTTACAAATCGATGTGGAGCGCGCCCGCGCAAACCTCGGCGCCGCCGACCGCGTGCTATCCGAGCAGAAGACAATGACGGACCTGACCGGACACGCTGCGAGTGCTGAATACCTCGGAGCCGTCGAGCAACTCGTCGACGCCGCGTTGCACCGGGCCGGTCACTACCTGAAGGACGCCCCGTGAGCATTCCGCGAATCGTCGGCACCGAGTTCGGGGGAGCGGACACCGCCCCGCTGCTTCTTCTCGGGCCGTCACTGGGCACCAGTGCCGCCACATTGTGGAGCGCGGCCGCCGCCCATCTGAGCCAGAACTGGCGTGTGGTCGGTTGGGATCTGCCAGGCCACGGCCGCGGCGACACCGCGGACGCGTTCACCATCGCCGAATTGGCAGAGGCAGTGTTGGCACTGGCCGACGGGTTCACCACCGAGACATTCCATTACGCAGGCGATTCGGTAGGCGGCTGCGTCGGGCTGCAACTGTTGCTCGACGCTCCGCACCGGATCGCGTCGGCCACCGTGCTGTGTACCGGCGCGGCGATCGGGACGCCGGACGCATGGCGCGAGCGCGCCGCCACCGTGCGGTCGGGCGGAACCGAAACCATGGTGGCCGCCGCCGCGCAGCGCTGGTTCCCCGAAGGCTTCGCCGATCGTGAGCCGCTCGTCAGCTCAGCACTTCTGGAAGAACTGCGGGCCACCGACGCGGACTCGTATGCCCAGGTATGTGAGGCGCTGGCCGACTTCGACGTCGTCGACCGGCTGCACGAGATCACCACACCGGTGCTCGCGGTCGCAGGGAGCCAGGACATCGCCACGCCGCCGGATCATCTGCAGCGCATAGCCGCCGGTGTTGAGGACGGACAGCTGGTCGTGCTCGACGGCGTGGGGCACCTGGCTCCCGCCGAGGTCCCCGCTAGAGTCGCAGCGCTGATAGCCGAACACGCATCGACAGGTTCGCCGACGACCATCGACGAGGTGTATGCCGGCGGCCTCGCGGTTCGCCGAGAAGTTCTCGGTGACGCGCACGTCGACCGGGCCATCGCCGCGACCACCGATTTCACCGCTGACTTCCAGCGGTTCATCACCGAATATGCCTGGGGCGCAATCTGGACGCGCCCGGGACTGGACCGTCGCAGCCGGTCGCTGATCACGCTCACCGCCCTGGTGGCGCGCGGGCACCACGAAGAACTCAAGATGCACCTGCTGGCCGCCCGCCGCAACGGGCTGTCCAACGACGAGATCAAGGAACTCTTGATGCAGACCGCGATCTATTGCGGAGTCCCGGATGCCAACACGGCGTTCCGGATTGCCGCTGACGTCCTACCTGACTTCGATGACGACATGGGGGAGAGGCCATGAGTCGCACCGAGATCTGCGACACCGCACGACAGGCCGTCGCCGGAATCGAGAACGGGTCAACAATTCTCGTGGGCGGATTCGGGATGGCGGGCATGCCGACCGTGCTCATGGACGCACTGATCGAGCAAGGCGCCACTGACCTCACCATCGTCAGCAACAACGCGGGCAATGGTGACACCGGCCTCGCCGCGTTACTCGCGGCCGGTCGCGTCACCAAGGTCATCTGTTCGTTTCCGCGACAGGCCGATTCGTACGTCTTCGACGAGCTGTACCGCGCGGGCAAGATCGTGCTCGAGGTGGTTCCGCAGGGAAATCTGGCCGAACGGATCAGGGCGGCGGGTGCAGGCATCGGCGCATTCTTCTGTCCGACAGCCGTCGGCACCCCCCTCGCGGAAGGCAAGGAGACGCGCACGATCGACGGTCGGACCTACGTGCTGGAGTATCCGATCCGGGGCGATGTCGCGCTCATCGGCGCCCACATCGGCGACCGGGCGGGGAACCTCCTATACCGCAAGACCGCCCGCAACTTCGGCCCGGTGATGGCCACCGCTGCAGCACTCACCATCGCCGAAGTGTCGCGCGTGGTCGACGCGGGTGGCATCGATCCCGAAATCGTGGTCACACCCGGAATATTCGTTGACCGGATTCTCGACCTGTCGACCGCCCAACACATGACGGAGGTGGCGTCGTGACGCTGCATGTCCCCACTCGCAGCACTGTGGAACACCTCGACCGCGATCCACTGGACCGTCGAGAACTGGCAGCCATCATCGCTCGCGACATTCCGCCCGGTTCATACGTCAATCTGGGAATCGGCCAACCGACGACCGTCGCGGACTACCTGCCTCCGGAAGCAGATGTGGTGCTACACACCGAGAACGGCATGCTCGGCATGGGTAGCGAAGCGGTAGGCGACGAGATCGACGGGGATCTGACGAATGCGGGCAAGGTGCCCGTCACCGAGACGCCCGGCGCTTCGTACTTTCACCATGCGGACTCGTTCGCGATGATGCGCGGCGGTCATCTCGACGTCTGCGTCCTCGGTGCATTCCAGGTCAGCCAGCGTGGCGATCTGGCCAACTGGCACACCGGCGCCCCCGACTCGATTCCCGCGGTGGGCGGAGCCATGGATCTCGCCATCGGCGCGAAAAGCGTGTTCGTCATGATGAACCTGTTCGCCAAAGACGGCACGGCCAAGCTGGTGCCGGAATGCACGTATCCGCTCACCGGCGTCAGATGCGTCAGCCGCGTCTACACCGATCATGCGATCTTTGCGATCGACTCTGCGCATGACCGCGGGGTGCGCGTGCTGGAGACCTTCGGGCTGTCACTTCGTCAGCTCAGCGACAGAATGTCGGTGCCGCTGCACTAGCGAGACGGCAGGCGCACTCGCCAGCCCCGGATTGCGAGCCGTTCGTCGGTGCTCGCGACCGAGTAACAGATCGCGGTTGCGACGACCGTCGGCAGCACGTACGTGAGGATCACGACGAAGACGACGAAGGCGATGTTCGGCTCCGTCAACCAACTCTGCGGGAATCGGGCCAGGCTGACAGCCAACCACGAGGCGATGATTGCCAGGCCAAGCGTCGTCACGGTGGGGACCTTTATCGAACGCAGCGCCAGGCGCGTCGGCTCGGACGGATCGGCCAACGATTTGCGCAGATTCCTGGTGCGGATATAGACCAGCGCGAAGTTGGCGAGGATGACGATCGCAGCGCTGACGATGATCAAGCCGGTCGCCCAGAGGTCGGGGCTGCGACCGAACAGGAAATGCAGATAGTCGATGGTGGTCTCGGACAGGATCAGCGTCGTTGTCATCATCGCTGCGAAGGTCAGCCAGCCACCCAGGTCGGCGAGAAAGCCGTAGGCGGCGGAGCGGCGGCGCATTGACCTATCGCGTTGCACCAAGCCGATCCGGCCGTCCAATCAATACTGACGCCGGAGGTTGGGTTGTGCGTTCATCGGACGCCCCAGCTGTAGATGGGACGAACGTCGCCACGGCCTATTCACTACTGAACGGCGGCCACGGACAGGGACAGTTCGCAGGCGGTCCGCAACACATCTTGCGGGACGCCTCAAATGGGCAATGCTCGTGTTGATGCCATCAACACCTGCCCTGTTTTCCCAGGTGACTTCGCGCGCTTTCATGTCGTTTCGCGTCCGCGAATTCGACATCCTCGCCGTTCAGGCCAATTTCTGGGGCGGGTTCGATTCCCGGCAGCTCCACCGGGAAGGGGTGCGCTGAGCAGCGCATTTCAGTTCGCGGATGACCGAACATCAACAGCCACATCAACATTGACGTCTTGGCCAACAATGACGCTGCAAAACTCCGTCGATCGATGCTATGACCATCAATCGACAACGCCTCGCTTCAGCCGCCGGCGCGAAGTTGGCGTCAAGCCAGAAAGAGAATCGGTTCGCTGTTCCGTCGCATCCCGCGGTAGGGGACGCTCCCGGTGGTGCTCGATCAAGCCTTCAACGTCCTTAAGCGTCATGCGCCAGGTACGACCGACGCGGTATCCCGACAATTCGCCACGGTTCAACCGACGGGATAGCCAGCGCACACCATCCGTCATCTCCGGCGGGAGAACCATCTTCGCGACTTCCGCGAGCGAATACGTCTTGACCTCTGGCACATCGTTGGGCATAACTCACACTCTGACTTGCATCTGCGTGCTCGAGTAGCGGTTCGGTCCGTATTGGCGATTTGCGGCCTCCGCCCGACGGCACCTCAGCCCGCAGCACTTTCACACGAACGTTGGCCGATAGCGAATCGAGGACGTACGGGCTCGCCGCCGATCTAGTGCCCAACAGTCGACGAGTTCCTGAGCCCAACCGATATCGCCCGTTAGCCCTTTCAACGCCTGGAACAGCCGTTGTAGGCGTGTCGCTCCACCAGAACCCTCTGATGAACCGGCATCATTCTTGCTGACTGAATAGTTGGCGAGATGATGTTTCTTCACCCTGAGTGAAGTCGAGGAGGCGTGGGTTGGCTCTGGCTGTGGTCCGCGATCTGCGGGAACATCGCGTACCGACGAGCGAGGAGGAGCTTGCCGACTTCGAGACCGACGTGCTGGCCGGGTTCGTGCTGGCACGGGCGTCGGCCGGATTGGTCGACAGCACGATCCGCAACGACACCAACCACCTCGAGCTGATCCGCGACTGGTTTGGCCGGCCGCTGTGGGAGATGCAGCCCGCCGATGCCGACGTCTACTTCGGCACGGTGCTGCGCGATGCCAACCCCTCCACCCGCACCGGGCGGGCCGCAGCACTGGCCGTGTACTTCCAGTTCTTGGAGCTTCGGCACAAGATCGACCTGCACAACATGACAGGTCGGGTCGTCGAGTGCCCGCTGGACGAGATCAACCGGCCGCGCGCTTCGGTCGATCCGCAGCTGCGTATCCCTCCGACCGCCGACGAGGTGGAGCAGCTGTTCGCCGGGTGGCGCGAGGAACTGGTCACCTGCCGCAAGTTCGCCCCGGCCGCCCGCAACTACGCGGTCGCCCGGCTGGCGGCCGACTTGGGACTGCGCATCAACGAGGCGCGGATGCTCGACCTGGACGATGTGCGGTGGGAACTGGGGCGGTTCGGCAAGCTGAACGTCCGTCACGGCAAGGGATCACGCCGCAAAGGCCCCAAACCGCGACTGGTGCCGCTCATCAACGGCGCTGACCGCAGCCTGAGATGGTTCATCGAAGACGTGCTCGGACTGTTCGATATCGACCCGAATAGCCATGGCGCGCCGCTGTTTCCGTCCGAACGCAAGAACATCGACGGGACGTGCATGCGCGCGACAGCTGACGTTTATCGCCGATCGTTGGCCGAGGCGGCGGACCGACATCTGCCCGCGTGGTCGGGGAAGCTGACCCCGCATGTGCTGCGGCACTTTTGCGCGTCGGAGCTTTACCTCGGCGGAATGAACCTGTTCGCCATCCAGGAATTATGTGGTCACGCCTGGACTGCCACGACGGCTCGATATATCCACGTCCACGCCACCCACGAGCATGTCCCGAGTCGCGTGGAATTTGGGTGACGATCCACGATGAACTCTAGGCGGCGGCACCGACAGATTTGGTGTCGGCGCCGGTGTCGGGGTGAGCGTGTCGGCGCAGGGCGTCGACGAGCTGGGGCATCTGCTTGTGGCCCTTGATGCGACGGAAGGATCGTTC
It encodes the following:
- the pcaB gene encoding 3-carboxy-cis,cis-muconate cycloisomerase, which gives rise to MTDLFWPGDHRADDLMSDRAFLAAMVAVEQAWLAALVGAGIAPEEALADLAGYLADGDLEAIARGADADGNPVSGLVALLRIRTAQPTAQWLHRGLTSQDVVDTALMVCVRDAVDRLRKELAHQVRALSRLAETHSGTPMLARTLTQAALPSTVGVKVTRWLSAVLDAAEPLTELRVPVQAGGAAGTLAAAVELSGSVEGAISLSDSLAVALGLAPAPPWHTTRSAITRIGDALVSCCDAWGYIAADVATGSRPEIGEFAEAGGGSSSTMPHKSNPVRSVLLRRTAITAAPLAATLHTASAMSVDERSDGAWHAEWATLRTLARHTVVAAAHATELLAGLQIDVERARANLGAADRVLSEQKTMTDLTGHAASAEYLGAVEQLVDAALHRAGHYLKDAP
- the pcaDC gene encoding bifunctional 3-oxoadipate enol-lactonase/4-carboxymuconolactone decarboxylase PcaDC; protein product: MSIPRIVGTEFGGADTAPLLLLGPSLGTSAATLWSAAAAHLSQNWRVVGWDLPGHGRGDTADAFTIAELAEAVLALADGFTTETFHYAGDSVGGCVGLQLLLDAPHRIASATVLCTGAAIGTPDAWRERAATVRSGGTETMVAAAAQRWFPEGFADREPLVSSALLEELRATDADSYAQVCEALADFDVVDRLHEITTPVLAVAGSQDIATPPDHLQRIAAGVEDGQLVVLDGVGHLAPAEVPARVAALIAEHASTGSPTTIDEVYAGGLAVRREVLGDAHVDRAIAATTDFTADFQRFITEYAWGAIWTRPGLDRRSRSLITLTALVARGHHEELKMHLLAARRNGLSNDEIKELLMQTAIYCGVPDANTAFRIAADVLPDFDDDMGERP
- a CDS encoding 3-oxoacid CoA-transferase subunit A: MSRTEICDTARQAVAGIENGSTILVGGFGMAGMPTVLMDALIEQGATDLTIVSNNAGNGDTGLAALLAAGRVTKVICSFPRQADSYVFDELYRAGKIVLEVVPQGNLAERIRAAGAGIGAFFCPTAVGTPLAEGKETRTIDGRTYVLEYPIRGDVALIGAHIGDRAGNLLYRKTARNFGPVMATAAALTIAEVSRVVDAGGIDPEIVVTPGIFVDRILDLSTAQHMTEVAS
- a CDS encoding 3-oxoacid CoA-transferase subunit B, which gives rise to MTLHVPTRSTVEHLDRDPLDRRELAAIIARDIPPGSYVNLGIGQPTTVADYLPPEADVVLHTENGMLGMGSEAVGDEIDGDLTNAGKVPVTETPGASYFHHADSFAMMRGGHLDVCVLGAFQVSQRGDLANWHTGAPDSIPAVGGAMDLAIGAKSVFVMMNLFAKDGTAKLVPECTYPLTGVRCVSRVYTDHAIFAIDSAHDRGVRVLETFGLSLRQLSDRMSVPLH
- a CDS encoding DNA-binding protein; translated protein: MPNDVPEVKTYSLAEVAKMVLPPEMTDGVRWLSRRLNRGELSGYRVGRTWRMTLKDVEGLIEHHRERPLPRDATEQRTDSLSGLTPTSRRRLKRGVVD
- a CDS encoding tyrosine-type recombinase/integrase, yielding MALAVVRDLREHRVPTSEEELADFETDVLAGFVLARASAGLVDSTIRNDTNHLELIRDWFGRPLWEMQPADADVYFGTVLRDANPSTRTGRAAALAVYFQFLELRHKIDLHNMTGRVVECPLDEINRPRASVDPQLRIPPTADEVEQLFAGWREELVTCRKFAPAARNYAVARLAADLGLRINEARMLDLDDVRWELGRFGKLNVRHGKGSRRKGPKPRLVPLINGADRSLRWFIEDVLGLFDIDPNSHGAPLFPSERKNIDGTCMRATADVYRRSLAEAADRHLPAWSGKLTPHVLRHFCASELYLGGMNLFAIQELCGHAWTATTARYIHVHATHEHVPSRVEFG